The proteins below come from a single Gemmatimonadota bacterium genomic window:
- a CDS encoding PadR family transcriptional regulator yields the protein MSRDGKGDHRLALLQGTLDMLILKTLTWGPQHGYGIARLLEERTGDALGVEEGSLYPALHRMVGRGWVDAEWGLSENNRRAKFYTLTPAGRARLRVEEKQWGRFVAAIGDVLETGRA from the coding sequence ATGAGTCGGGACGGGAAGGGAGACCACCGGCTGGCCCTGCTCCAGGGCACGCTGGACATGCTCATCCTGAAGACGCTGACCTGGGGGCCTCAGCACGGCTACGGGATCGCACGCCTGCTCGAAGAGCGCACGGGCGACGCCTTGGGGGTCGAGGAGGGGTCGCTGTATCCAGCATTGCACCGGATGGTCGGTCGAGGGTGGGTGGACGCCGAGTGGGGCCTGAGTGAGAACAACCGCCGCGCCAAGTTCTACACGCTCACGCCTGCCGGTCGGGCGCGACTCCGCGTCGAGGAGAAGCAGTGGGGCCGCTTCGTGGCAGCGATCGGCGACGT